From the Candidatus Peribacteria bacterium genome, one window contains:
- a CDS encoding RluA family pseudouridine synthase, whose amino-acid sequence MPIRPDRILFEDDHLLIVNKLEGELVVAAGGFGKKPLFDFLKKDYPTLRVVHRLDFGTSGIIVFGKTAEAVRNIRAKEFKGWVKTYRALAAGYMDRKSGTIDRSLAARTSKDLIPAVSHFKVIETFPTASYVEVKIDTGRKHQIRQHLKFIGHPLLLDPLYGNQEQDKLFKKHFKYHRFFLHAYSLDLPHPITGEKLHIEAPISPVFEKVLRELRAKK is encoded by the coding sequence ATGCCTATCCGCCCGGACCGTATCCTTTTTGAAGACGACCACCTGCTTATTGTAAATAAGCTGGAGGGTGAGCTTGTCGTGGCTGCAGGGGGATTTGGGAAGAAGCCGCTGTTCGATTTCCTGAAGAAAGACTATCCCACGCTCCGCGTGGTGCACCGTCTGGACTTTGGAACGTCCGGTATCATTGTATTCGGAAAGACGGCGGAGGCTGTGCGCAATATCCGCGCGAAGGAATTCAAGGGGTGGGTGAAGACATACCGCGCGCTGGCTGCCGGGTACATGGACAGAAAATCCGGCACCATTGACCGCTCCCTTGCTGCACGTACAAGCAAGGATCTCATTCCGGCCGTCTCACATTTCAAAGTGATCGAAACATTCCCGACGGCGTCGTATGTAGAAGTGAAAATCGACACCGGCCGCAAGCATCAGATCCGTCAGCATCTCAAGTTCATCGGGCATCCGCTCTTGCTCGATCCACTGTATGGAAATCAGGAGCAGGACAAATTGTTTAAAAAGCACTTCAAATATCACCGTTTCTTTTTGCATGCGTACTCACTCGATCTGCCACATCCGATCACGGGAGAGAAGCTGCATATCGAAGCGCCGATTTCACCGGTGTTTGAAAAGGTTTTGCGCGAAC